A window of Cervus canadensis isolate Bull #8, Minnesota chromosome Y, ASM1932006v1, whole genome shotgun sequence genomic DNA:
ttctgcatgtctgaggttgttatttctctcagcagtcttgattccagcttgtgattcatccaactcaGCATTTCCCATGTGCTttgcatagatgttaaataagtagggtgacaacgtacagccttgatgtactcctttcccaatttgaaaccagtcgattgtttcatgtccagttctaactgttgcttcttgaccctcatacatgtttttcaggaggcaggttaagTCGTCTGATATTATCacctctttcagaaatttccacagtttactgtgatccacacagtcaaaggctttatcatagtcagtgaagcagaaggagGTGTTTTTTTTTNNNNNNNNNNNNNNNNNNNNNNNNNNNNNNNNNNNNNNNNNNNNNNNNNNNNNNNNNNNNNNNNNNNNNNNNNNNNNNNNNNNNNNNNNNNNNNNNNNNNGAGAAGCTAATACAAGTGGAAAGAAATGGTGGGTATTCATCTCGAGAGGTAGAAATGTAGGACTGATGAGCCTGCTGTGAAGTCCAGAGCCTCTGATGCGGAGTCTCACTTTAAGATCCCTCATTCTCGTGTTGAATACAGTGAAGCCGGAggcctggctgtccagtggcccCCCTCCCCGGCCTGGCCGCCTGCGGCTGGTCTGCCACGTCTCAGGGTTCTACCCAAAACCCGTGTGGGTGACGTGGGTGAGGGGCgagcaggaggagcctggcactCAGCAAGGAGACGTCATGCCCAACGCCGACTCGACTTGGTATCTGCGAGTAACCCTGGATGTGGAGGCTGCGGAGGCGGCTGGCCTGAGCTGCCGAGTGAAGCACAGCAGCCTGGGAGACCAGGACATCATCCTGAACTGGGGTGAGGAGGAAGTGGAGCCCagctggggatgggaggaggtggTCCTCAAGCCCAGAGGGACGGCCTGTGGAAGGGGAGGGAAATGACGCCCCAGCCAGGAGTGATAGAAGGAGGGGATTCTCCAAGTGAAGGAATAAAGATCTGAACTCAAAAAGGATTGAGACAAGGTGTTccatataaaagaaagaagaggctaAAATCCCCACAGATCCCGAAGTAGGTGGCAAGTACAGAATCCCAGGAAGATTTGTTCCCCAGAAGAGGGAACTGTGGACTTTGAAAGGCAGGGTACCAAAGATAGGTGTGGTTTAAAGAGTGCTTTCTCAGTGTGAGCTGAACACTCTGCATACCACAGAGTATGTGTGAACAATCATCCCCAGTCTCCTTTGAGCAGGTGCTGTTGTTTTATGTTACAGATGAGAATTGAGGCTAAGCTCGGTCAAACTGCCCTGAGTCTCATCATTAGAAAGCGGAAGAGCTGGATTTGGACTCAGGTTTGGACTAGCTGTGACACTAGTGCCTGCCTCCATATGTGTACGAGCATATGCTGACGTGAACGGAATTATAGATGCCCAGACCCCAAGAAAAGATGGGGTGTCTATTAACTTCACAGGAATACAAGTGGGCACATTAGATAGGACAAGAAATAAGCATCTGGCATGCTCACACGTGCTTACAGTAGGGGACCTGATGCAGATTCCCAGGCTGAGACACACCCTGTGTTCCCCCACACAGATGGGAACCGTGTCTCCAGGGGCTTGATTGTCGTCCTGGTAATACTGGTGGTGTTTGTCCTTCTGGTTGTTGGAGGCTTAGTCTTCTGGTTTAGGAAGTACCGGTAAGTCTCTCCTTTCCATCTCCTCCCAACCTCAACCCCTCTACCCacattttctcctcttcccttttccttaATGGTGTCTGCTTTCTCTCACAGCCGCTATCAGGATATCCCGTGACTCTCCTCCCCACACCTATCTGTCTGGACTTCAGGATCTCTGGGCTTTAGCCCTCAGAATTTGAAGGTGAAATTGAGCTACCttgaagaagcagagagagaaacctTTGCAATATTTggggtgttgttcagttgctcagttgtgtctgattctttgtgaccccatcagttcagttcagttgctcggcataccaggcttccctgtccttctccatcatctggagcttactcaaactcatgtccattgagtcagtgatgccatccaaccatctcctgctctgttgtccccttctcctgacttcaatctttcctcacattagggttttttctaatgagtcagccaaatactggagcttcatttcagcatcagttcttccaatgaatattttgggttgatttcctttaggattgattggtttgatctctttgcagtccaagggactctcaagagtcttttccaacaccaccgttcaaaaacatcaattcttcggcacttaccgttctttaaggtccaactctcacatccatacatgactgctggaaaaaccatagctttgactagacggatctctGTTGGCCAAGTAccatctttactttttaatacgctgtctaggtttgtcatagctttccttccaaagagcaagcatcttgatttcatggctgcagtcaccacctgcagtgattttgtgtgGGAACTATGTTTTACTGATTTCTCAgaaatatctcctggaatttaatactcattttctcttccttgcttGCTCTCTCCCACCCTTAATTTAGACATTCTGTCTGACATGTCAGCATTAGCTAGATGCTGTTCTGTACACAGAACAAACCTGCTTATCTTCAAAGACCTTTCCTACGATTCTTATATGATTACCTCCTGACCTCCAGGAGAAAGCCTCCTTGATCCCTGAATTCTAGTCTCTGTCTTGCTTTCCTGCTCATACTTAAAGATTACAAGATAAGTTACCAATAAAATATGTGCTCAGTATGTTCTTGGGGAGTTGCTTGTCTGAACGCTCTTCCTGTGCTGTCTGTCATAATACTGTGTGTTTGTATTATTCAGTGTGAGGCCACCAcagttttggagcccaagagaataaagtctgttgctgtttccattgtttcctcatctatttgtgatgaagtcatgggactggatgccatgatcttagttttttgaatgttgagttttcaatCAGCTTTTTTTGGGATGTGGGATAGTCCAAATACACCTCTGCTGGATGACCCTAGGCCTCCCAGTTTGTGTCTGTGATGTAGAAAATTTGTCCTGAATGGTACACTGAGAATTTCAGAACCTTCTCTGGTCGTTCAGATTGTAAGGAGTcgtcctacaatgcaggagacctgggtttgatccctgggtcaggaagatcccctggagaaggggatggcagctcactccagtattcttgcctggagaaccccatggacaaaggcgACAATCCATGGAATGGCatagagttggtcatgactgagcaagtaatgctttcacgttcactttcagAACCTAGTTTCTATTTTGAACCTGAATGTACAAagagagacattttaaaagaaagctagGTTGTAGGAAACAGAGGTGTCTCAAATTTTTCACTTCATGTAACTTGATTTAAAAAGGAGACATCATAGTGTGGGTATATAATGTTTAAAAGGCTACTTTTTCATAGTGATATTTCTCTCACATGGCCAGTTAGTTTTTTCAGAGTGGACAGAGACAGATTCTCCCACTTACAGCCATTAAATGAGACTATACATGAGCTGGGCTGAATCCATTTGGGCAGGCATGAGTGCTAGCGGATGGCCTAGCTATCTGCTCTATTCTCAGCTGAGATATAAGAagcaggaaaggcagaggaacagcagCCCTTCTCAATGTGAGGAAATTTGAAGGTCAAGATTAAATCATCtgttagctaccagggaagtagtCGAGTAGCACTCAAGGCCCTTGAACATCCAGGAAAAAACGACTAAGCTTCTGAAGTCTTTGCTGGAGAAAATGAAGATTTGGCATCTTCTTTGTTGGACTTGCAGATAAAACCTAGGATGTGTGTGGAAATGCAGCAATTTTCTAAATCCATGGTTTCCAAACTGGTTTCCTACCCTGTAAGTAACATTACCTGGAAAGTTGCAAATTATGTTTGGCCACCCCCTGCCAATGAGTCCTACTAAATGAGAAATCATAGGAGTGGGGCCCAGTCATCTGTGTTTTACAAGCCCTCAGGTGATTCtgggggcttcacaggtggtcagtggtaaagaatctgcctgccaatgcatgaggtacaagagacgtgggttcgatccctgggtcaggaagatcccttggagtaggaaatggcaacctgctccagtattcttgcctggaaaattcattgGCTAGaaaatcctggtgggctacagtccatggggtcagaaacagTCGTGCGTGACTGAAAGTCTTGGCTCACACACACAGGTATTTCTGATGTTCAGTTAAAGTTAGAGAATCACTGTTTGTAAATACTGTACATTGCTATGCAACAGATTCCCCagaatgctaaatgaaatgttgGCTTGAGGTTAGTTAGGGAAGGcctccaagagggaggggaaatggaAACAGGAAGTAGAGATCCACTGAGGGGAACCCACAAGGAGACAAGGATCtcctctgactcacttcattcctGTGCCAAAAGGAGACACTAATGTCTGTTGTGATCATGCTGCCGATTGAATGTGTATGTCCTCTATCCTCTGTTGAAAACTGAATACCCACGGTGATGGTTTTACATGGTGAGTTCTTTTGGAGGAGATTAAACCATGAGGTCTGAGCTCTCATGAATGGGATTCGTGACCTTATAAAAAGGGTCCTTTtctatatatagcacagggaactctactcagtacacTGTtgtaatctatatgggaaaagatctcaaaaagaataatatgtatatgtataactaagtcactttgctgtacccctgaaactaatgcaacattgtaaattggctatcagttcagttcagtcactcagtcgtgtccgactctttgcgaccccatgaatcgcagcacgccaggcctccctgtccatcacaaactcctggagtttactcaaactcatgcccattgagtcggtgatgccatccagccatctcatcctctgtcgaccccttctcctcctgcccccaatccctcccagcatcagggtcttttccagtgagtcaactctttgcatgaggtaactaaatactggagtttcagcctcagcatcagtccttccaatcaatacccaggactgatctcctttaggatggactggttggatttccttgcagtccaagggactctcaagagtcttctacaacaccacagttcaaaagcatcaatttttcggcactcagctttcttcacagtccaactcttacatccatacatgaccactggaaaaaccatagccttgaccatacggacttttgttggcaaagtaatgcgtctgctttttaatatgctatctaggttggtcataactttccttccaaggagtaagcatcttttaatttcatggctgcagtcagcatctgcaatgattttggagcctaaaaaaataaaacatgacactgtttccactgtctccccatctatttcccatgaggtgatgggaccagatgccatgatcttagttttctgagtgttgagctttaagccgacgttttcactctgctctttcactttcatcaagaggtttttagttcctcttcactctctgccataagggtggtgtcatctgcatatctgaggttattgatatttctcccggcaatcttgactccaacttGTGCTTTTGCAGACCAGcgtatctcatgatgtactctgcacataagttaaaaaagcagggtgactcCAAGTACAAATCATTCAAAAGGTGTTTGTCTCCTCCACCACTTGAGAAGCAAGACACAGCAAGAATATGCTGTCTACGGAACCAGGATGTGGACTCAGTTGATCTGGTagttctcagcctccagaaaaaTGTTCTACtgtttttaagccacccagtttatggtattttgttatagtagccaAGTGGACAAAGatagataattttataaatgCTGTGGGAAGCAATATGTACAAATGTCCACAGTGCTTGTAAAAATGTATCCCCTGTGAACAGCTTTTGGTACTGTGCTGACCTCAGGGGATGGTCTTCCGCTTTGCTTCCTTGAGCAGTGTCTAGCTTCTGAACAATCCCATTGGTCTTCTACAGATTTCAGGCATGTGTGTtaatgaagaattaatgcttttgaactgtgatgttggagaggactctttagagtcccttggactgcaaggatatcttgccagtcaatcctaaaggaaatcagtcctgaatattcattggaaggactgatgctgaagctgaagctccaacactttggccacctgatgtgaagaattgacttattggaaaagaccctgatgcttggaaagattgaaggcagaaggaaaaggggatgacagaggatgagatggttggatggcatcactgacttgatggacatagtttgagcaagctctgggagttggtgatggacagggaagcctggcgtgttgcagcccatggggtcacaaagagtcagacacgactgagtgactgaacaaaactgAGTCCTTCTGAGGTTACTGATGAGAGCCAGATGTCACTCTACATATATGAGGGCCTGCACTGCATAACAGAAATCCTGAAATTGGAAATCTAGAGCTTATGTAGAAAATGAATAGTTGTTAACCCTCCTCAATGAAatgtaaattcaaaataatttcaattgTGGGAAGATGGCTATCTCATAATTATTTCACtatattttagatttcaaaaCATGTCCTTTAAGTTATATCTCAGGTTGCTTTACTCAGAAAACTTAactaagatgaaaaataaaaatgttcactttATGACACCTACCTGCATTTCTGTCTagtgtaatttcctttttttgaaaaaaaattttttaagtatttcaggTAGTATGGATCTATTGATGacaaattctctttctctctctctctttttttttctttttcctgtataaaactgtctttgttttgtttttaatcttcaaaaatatttgcaGTGGAAATACAATCCTGAAttggtatttttattaattatcatTTTTTCATCATGTTTAGGTTTGTGTTCCACAGTTCTCTGGGCTCCAAGTTTCTGGTGAGAAGCCAGCATTAATTTCACTGCTGTTTCACTCCTTGtatgatactttattttttttcttttgttctttcaagaattttttttatcctttactTTAAGCAATTTGACTATGATGTACCTAGGTatgattttcttcccatttaccaTGCTAGATGTTTGTTGAGACCCCCCCAAATCTATAAACTGAAATCTTTAAGCAAATTTATGAAATTTTTGGctgttattttttccaaattttttctaCCTTATTTTCTAGCTCAttcctttctggaactctcattaCACTTGTTTTGCATAATTTAACATAGTTTTCCAGGTGCTTGAGGATCTGtttacatttttcattgttttctaattCTCTTCACATTGTATTCTTTCTTTTGATATATCTTCACAGTCACTGTTTTTTTACTCTGTTATCTCAATTCTGTGAATCTCATCCAAtgaagctttctttcttttcttttttttcagataatgTATTTTAGTTctaccatttttttttgttttcctgtggTGTCTATTTCTCTTCTAAGGTTTCTAGTATGCttataagaaaacacattttcttttatatcacTGAACATAGTTATCACAGCTGTTGTAAAATCTGTTTAGTAATTTCAATGTTGAATTATATATATCATTAGCTTTACACTGACTGCCTTATGTCTTGCAAATCATCACGTAATCCTGGcttttttacataaaataattttggatTTCAACTACAATCTAGTGAAAATTATGTTGTAGAGATTCTGttgtattaaaatgaaaattgatgGTACTTTTAGTTTTAGCAGATAAAAAGCTTAgatcaaaactgaaaaattcttaacttGGGTGGTAGTTCAAatctctgtttagttcttttgtaCTTCTGTACTGCTTTGAGTCTTTTTCACATATATGCTTCAGAAGTCAACCAGAAATTTGAGCAAAATATATTCAGAGATTTTGAatatgaaatgcaaaaaagcaaaatggttgtctgaggatgtcttacaaatagctgagaaaagaagagaagtgaaaggcaaaggagaaaaaagaaagatatacccatctgaatgcagaattccaaagaatagcaaggagtgataagaaaggcttcctaagtgaacaatgcaaagaaatagaggaaaacaatagaatgggaaagactggagatatcttcaagaaaattatagaaaccaaaggaatatttcttgcaaagatgggacaaaaacagtatggacctaacagaagcagaagatattaagaagaggaggcaagaatacaccaaactattcaaaaaaaaaaacatcttaatgatccagataaccatgatggtgtgattcaTCACCAAGAGCCAAACATTctagagtgcaaagtcaagtgggccttgggaagcatcactacaaacaaagctagtaaaggtgatggaattccagctgagctatttcccaaaagatgatgctgtgaatgtgctgcactcaatatgccaactaatttggaaaactcatcagtggccacaggactggaaaaggtcagttttcaatccaatcccaaaaaagggcaatgccaaagaatgttcaaactacctcacacttgcactcatttcacatgctagcaatgtaatgcaTAAAAtgctccaagctaggcttcagcagtacatgaactgagaacttccagatgtacaagctggatatagaaaagggagaagaaccagaaatcaaactacCAACCTCCACTGGAATATAGAAGTagcaagaaaattccagggaaacatttacttctgcttcattgactatgctaaaactttttactgtgtggatcacaacaaacagtgggaaattcttaaagagatgggaatacgagatcatcttacctgcctcctgagaaagctgcatgcaggtcaagaagcaacagttagagccaaaCATGGAAatacagactggttcaaaatttggaaaggttgtatattgtcaccctgtttatttaatatataatgcacagtacatcatgtgaaatgctgggctggatgagctcaagctggaattaagattgctggtagaaatatcaataacctcagatatgcagatgacaccactgtatggcagaaagtgaagaggaattaaaaagcctcttgaaggtgaaagaggagagtgaaaaacctggcctaaaactcaacattcaaaaaacgaagttCATGAAAACCAGTCCATTACTTTATTGCAAATACatggataaacaatggaaacaatgacagaatttattttcttgggctccaaaatcacaaaaccacagcagccatgaaatacaaagatgtttgcttcttggaagaaaagctatgacaaacttagatagcgtattaaaaagtagagacattacattACTAACAAAGGTCTGGATAGCCAAAGCTGactcttccagtagtcatgtagggatatgagagttgaacagtaaagaaggctaagcatgTAAGAATTAacacttttaaactgtggtgttggagaagactcttgagagtcccttggacagcaaggaggtcaaaccagtcaatcttaagggaaatcaaccacgaatattcattgcaaacattgatgtggaaactgaagctccaatattttggccacctggtgcaaagagccaactcattagaaaagaccctgatgctgggaaagttgaaaacagaaggagaagggaatgacagaggatgagatggttggacagcatcactgactcagtggatatgagtttgagcaagctccaggagatggtgatggacagagaagcctggtgcattgcagcccatggggtcacaaaaagtggggCACAACTAAATGATTGTGAACAACAACTCTGGCTCTCACTTTCTAGGCTCCTTTCCTCACATTCCAGCTGTTCCGGTTACCTCAGACTCTATCTTCCAGTCCTTCATGACAGAAAGTCTGTTAGTGCTCCTTTTGAATCTTAAATTGaagtaagtagggaaaaccactagatcattcaggtatgacctaaatcgaatcccttatgattatgcagtggaagtgatgaatagattcaagggattagat
This region includes:
- the LOC122436370 gene encoding antigen-presenting glycoprotein CD1d-like — protein: MRSLTLRSLILVLNTVKPEAWLSSGPPPRPGRLRLVCHVSGFYPKPVWVTWVRGEQEEPGTQQGDVMPNADSTWYLRVTLDVEAAEAAGLSCRVKHSSLGDQDIILNWDGNRVSRGLIVVLVILVVFVLLVVGGLVFWFRKYRRYQDIP